The genomic region ACAGATGGGTTTTGCTTTGTAAGAAATATATTTTTAGTAATTCATAGCTGCAGATGCATCAAAATTAAGAAGTATGAACAGAGCCAAATggggcttttttctttttctttttcttttttttttttttgaaaaaaaaaaaagaaaaaaaagaagaatccAATGGGTGttgttttttgagaaaaaaaggagagcaaaacaactaaacaagtAACAGTTTGATAACAGAAAAAGTAGTGAAATCATCAAATGGGTGCAGCAAACAGGAAAAAGACAGCTACAGAATCATAAAATACAACCAATAGTTGGGACCCAAAATATCAATCTCCAAAAACCCAATTGAAAttgacaaaacaaataaaataaaaaccaattgaaaagaagcattttttttaagaaaattaacaTTGTCTGCAGAATCAGGAGGACCCAGCAAACAAAATCAGACCCAATTCccaaaatacaacaaaaatcACCTGGGTTTTTGCTCATTGAGCTGAAAAGAAAGATCCAAATAGTTAACGGGAGtcccaaaaatcaaaacaaaaaaaagaatgcTGCAGGAGGAAGCATATTATTATGGACAAATGGTAGGGTGGGTGGTTGGGTCGGGTCTGACCTTGGGGCCAGCCGGGCCACTCCTCCACAAGGGCGTCTCAGTGGCTTTGCAGTCAGTGCAGCACTTCTTGTTCTTCACGTTCTTCAAATTCATATCCTGAATTACCTGTTTTCGAGTCCAAAAATGTCAACAAATTTTAATGAAACCTGAAAAATGACGGAAAACCCAGAAATCAGAAGCAGATGTAAAAACTAAATCAACTACCTTTCTTCTCAGATTCATTTTATCCACAACAAATCCTGAAAATCTCAAAAGAAGATAGGAAGAAAGAGTGAGAGATTTCGGTTAATGGGGTTTTAGGGAAGCCTAATGATCATAGTTCAGAAagtagagagggagagagagagggagagagagatggattTAAAGCAAAACACAGATCAAAAACCAGAGGAGTGAGAGTGCCATGCATGagcaggagagagagagtgacagaGACACAGTGGTGGTCAGGGGGAAGGGTCAGGTGAAattaggatcctctcctaatcctctttgtgaggattccctTCAATTACATTCgttcgtttattgtatatcCTACTAttagaaattattataaaaaaattttatttaaaattaaatataaataatatttgataaaaattagcagtataatatacgataaacaaatGTAATTGAAAAATTCTTATATAAGTGTCAGGTGGATATGATCGTGAAAGAAAAACCCCAGGGCCTAGGTGTTCATCGTGGAAATGTCGAAAATATCCCCCCACTGTGATCCTCTCGTACGATTCGCTTTTATTTCCTGTTGCTTGCTGGTGGCACTGCGTACGGTAGCCAAATTTCGGGCGCAGGGACAGTCACGTGGCAGTTAAAGAATGCGCCTTGTTCCGCCACTCGCAGCGACTGTAGAAAAACCTATACTCGCTGCTGCTTGTGATGTGTGAATGAGTTGGTGTAGGGGTTTGCAATACAcagaggaggattctctacTCTTCTATTTCCATCTCCTTTAATCCTCTCCtctcacacattattttttgttttattatctctatgaaaaaatcaatataagatgttgacgtaacGTAACCGTgactgttcaaataggagggcatAGAAGGGTAAAGAGATTAAGATGATAGAGAATCCTTCTCCGCAATACACTTACCTACACACTATTACAGTAATTACATCACCATGACATCTTAAAACAAATAATGTATTGTCATGAATTTAAACGGttataaaaacataataataCGTTATCGTAAAAATATCACGGTAGCATGCTAGAGCGTAAATAGTTTTTTCGTGATTTTGGTACTTGGGGGACTCAAAtgtgattttatttttgggtgaACGCATGTTTGAGATCCACTCCTGATCTCTCAATTACTCAATTTTAATACAGCTCTTGTTGGCTCATCTCACTGGCTCACTTCACAAAATCTCAAGATCTTGAACCGCCCaaatctctctatctctctctctctctctctctctctctctctctcttgaatctCTCGATCCGTAAACTTCTGACACAGAGATCTGGAGTGAATCTCATTCCATGCTTTAGTTACTTGgttttttgtggttttgaaaacccaaaagaatGTGTTTTGTATGGGGAAACTAGAATCTGACGGTTCCTAACATTCTTTTGGTATGTGCAGATTCTCTGGTTACCAAAAGATGAAAGTTTCTAAAGTCAGTGGGGTTCAATGGAAACAGCCACGTAACCATTTGGTGCCTTGGTGGTGGTGCTTGAGGATGCATGCGGCCACAGGCTGCGTGTTGTTCTAGACAGTGGAACACTTCTGAGAGTTGACGTTCGAATGTGGCTTGGCAATTCGCATATAGGCAGTTCCAAGAGGGCCAGATTCCTCCTGCTCCTCAGCCTATAGGGTATTCGTAGCCGTTTTCAGCTGTTGTTCTCTTTCAAGGACCCGTCCTTGAAAGGAGAACAATAGCTGAAAACACCACTTTATGTTCAACTTGAATGCGTTAAGCAGGCGACCAGTGTTTATATTGAGTCAGAATGAATCAAACTCTACACGAGATTCATAATTACATTACTTATAGCTTCTTTGTCGTATACAAAGAGGATTCGAAATCGTCTTTCATTCCAAGGCATAACTTGTTCATGTCCATTCGTTAGATGGCCCAGACCCACCAAAAATAATTGATAGCAGTAAAAGAGAGGGAGATCAAACCCGCATCTAAGTGCACATGCATAATTGCTTTTCTGCCAACGCGATAAAACGCCACTTGCAACCCCATCATCTAGTTAACATCCACATTTCATTTTTTACTTCATTCCTACCAAATTAATAGGGctattattaaatttatttaaaattttaccaTACAAAATTCCTTGTGTTAACCTTCGGCATTAACATAAGAAGTAGGATTAACATATTAAGTCCAAATGTTTTTCTCGATCCTATTAAAATCTTTAGACAACTTTTAATATATAACCAATAAAAAGGTATACCATCCGGCAATATATTTTGACTCCGACCCAACAACAAATCTGGAACCCGAAAACGGGAAGACGAAGATTCAACAACAGACAGAACCATATGCAAGAACAGAAATCCTTCGACCGTCGACTACCAAAACAGAGTTTGGGAGTTCCAAAACCAACTGTGATCAACTGTAGTAGACATATGACACCTAAAACAAATGGAAAGACGAGAAAACAACTCAAAATCTTGCTTCATGGGATAATTGACTCGACCACCGGAAATAACGACTCCGAAAAAAATAACTCCGGTTCTTTCCTTTAATCTGTGTTGGTGATGTCCCTATGATCAAAGCCCATGGAAGCCTGAACCGATTTAAACCAGCTGGTTCAAACACCTGAGCCAGCCACCCCCGACAACATTCAACCCTACAACAGGACTCGAACATAACATGAAGCTTGACCTGACCTGACCTGACTGGATTATTGCCTTGCTGAGGAATGTTTCTGCAATTGATACAATATTACAATTTGAAACATCAACAACACCGTCCACATTCCGAAACATGAAATTATGTAATTTGTGAAAGGTGCATCACCTCTAGCCGAAGTTGAATCCACCAGATGGGACAGTTGGAACGTCATTCCCTCCAAAGTTGAACGCTGTTGAAGCAGCATCACCTGGTGGCATTGTTTCATCGTCGTCCTCCAACCAATATGTCTCGAGCATCTTTACTGCCTTCTCATAAATCTCTGTATTGTCATGACTCTGCAGAGACTCAATTTTCTCCAAACCATCAGCATCTTCAATTGCCTGAGCATAGAGATTCACACCTCCAGTAGTACCCAAGTTCTTCTCGGCTTCACCAACCTTCAAAATGTTCTCCAGGCCTTCTAAACAAACTGTAACAATTCTAGGATCTGGGCAAACAAGAAGATCACACAGCGGCTTGATACACCCTTGACTAACTAGAAACCTGTCACCGAATAGACGAATTAAATCACTACAGAACAAAGCTTCATACTTTATCGGTAGTAATAAAGCTAACAAGATTTTCTTTGTACTTTATCTGCTCATGAGAACCACCAGATGTAGCATTTGAGATTGCCCATGCAGCCTCTTTCTTTATATCAAACTCAGCATTTTGAAGCAGATTAACAAGAGGGCCGATTATATTAGCCTCAACTACAGCCTGTTAAATCCACCAAGTAATTAGTACATCAGTACCCCAGATGACAGACCTGATAGAAactctaaatcaagttctacaTTTCATGATTGCACGAATGTAAATATTCAAAGAAATGAGAATATCTTTACATTACCCGGATCTGTTCCTTGTTTCCGGCTGTGATATTTGAAATAGTCCAGCAAGCTTCCTTCTTGATGCTCTTTTTGTAATTGTTAGTCAAAAGATTTAGCAGACAAGGAAGAGCTTGATGTTGGATGATAACCTACGAAGAAACAAAAGCTCATTAATTCCAAATGCAGAACCAGAAATGTTACAATGGCAAAGGGAAAATCTGTCCTTTATTCCATTAAACTTAAAATTCTATTATTTCGTCATTCTCTATAGGGGCAACCATAGAGAAGGAATAACATACTGGGTCACATATCATCTAGAAACATATGGGAAAACAAGACAACCAAAATGCCAAAGAGCAAACAATACCTGAGTTTGCATATCATCTCCGGTAACAATATTTCCAACTGTGCGGAGAGCAGGAATGAGAACTGATGGAGATGGATGCCTGGTACAATGCTTAGAAAAGTCAGAATTTACAGAACATAACAATAAGGGATGAAATACAAACAGAGTACTGTAAGCAGTCACATTAAAAGCTCAACAAGCCGGGGGCACACTCCAGATTCAATAACGGCTTGGATTTTGTCATTTGTACCATCAGAAAGGTACGAAAGAGCCCAACAAGCATCAGTCAAGACTTCTTCATCGTTTGAATGAATCAAACGCGCAAGAGCAGGAAGGGCAGGCTTAACCTgcaacaaaaattttaaaaaatatatcaaactACCATTCTTAGTACGGATGCAACCTGAATTAACCTGACATTCTTGCCAAAATATTACAGCAGACTGTACTACCAAAGCCATATAACACCTAAGTGACTAGGTTCAGAATCTTTCAACTTAAACATATCTTTAAAACCCTAACCTGATCAAATGGAGGCTGTGGTTTGCCCCTGCAAAAATTTGACAGTGTCCAAGTTGCGTTTCTCAGCATAGAGAGCTTTGCATTCTCATTAAGCTGTGAAAGCAATGGAAGCAAAGCCCCATTACCAAGTACAAGATCACGGCAACTAGGGGAATCACCAGCAACATTTCCCAATGCCCAAACAGCCTGCAAGTTAAAGATGACAAGGGGAAGGAATCAATGACAGTCAACACTACAGTACATATAAACTAGACAAGAGCAACTAAATAAACCTAACAATTTGGAGCAAAACCCCAACTGATCTTCCCAAAGTTTACCTGCTCACGAACATCATCACTCGGAGAACTAAGCAGTTTCACAAATATCGGAACAGCTCCCTGACCAATTACCACCTTTGTATTATCAGATGTCCCAGATGCAATATTTGTAAGAGCCCAAGCAGCCTCAAACTGCAGGAAATTGTATGCAACATTTTTTAGCAGACATAAATAAGAACATAATCAATAACTAAACATTAAAAAAGAAAGTATCATACCTGAAGTTGTGGAAAATCCTCCCTCATTAGAAACTCAACAAAGCGAGGAACGACACCCGCTTGTATGACTTCCTCAATCGGAGGGCTACGTTCTAGCatgtaggaaaaaaaatcactaGGCAAGTACAGTCTGCTGTATGAAGGGAAAAAATTGTACAGCCCCAAACGTCTACTCACCAATTGAAAGCAACTTCCTAAACTGGGTTGTTGCCTCAAGCTGCATAGTGCCCTCATCACCCCAAACACCAGCAACCATGGATGGTAGATGCTCTAGCTGTATCAAGAAATATTCAACCACTATTAATATTATCTCCAACACGATGTCAAAACTACCAAAACTTAAAGCATAATTAACATGTTTTacaggaaaaaaatatatgcatCGATTTTCCTTCATTTCAAACTCTAGAAGGTTTTTTTTACGTGGAACTGCACTAATCAGTACGCAGCCACAAACACGGAACAATAACCTAAGCACAGCTCCGCGACTTGAAAATTGAAACATTTGGAAtcctaaaaaatatttaaaactaaGGCAGGACTTgacaaaacagcaacaaaacaacAGTGATGCTAAAGTCTACTAAATAGAAAACACTCACATCCCCAAATGAACAAAATAACTTGGTAGAGTAGGAATTCAGCATGCATCTAACAACCGCTCAAAGGATTAAAACTATTTCTGCGCCGATCATGAACTCAATGATAGCCTACCCACAACTCCTACGCCGATCATATGCATAAAAGTAGCTTCCATTTCAGCTAAACGACGGAATTAAAATTGAATGTAATTGATAATCACAGTAACCAATTAATCAATCCAATCCTAATCCAATCAAACAAAAAGTCACCAAACGCACACATTCATCTTAATCAGTAAAATCCCAATTTAACAACCCCTACAAATCAAGTCAACCAAACCCCCAAATCACCCCAAAATCAAACATTAGGTTTTACCTTCTTATCCAGACCGGCGGAGTGAAGACTGGAGGGCAATTGCTGGGTTTGAAGCCCCTCGCGGCGCTTCTTTTGGAGGCTCTCTTCTCTGCGGTTCTTCCTGATCTCCACCATATTGTCCTCCCTCCGACGCCGCCCCTCCTCCGCGTCCACAGCCACCTTGTACCTGTTCCGGCGGACCTCCGCCCTCGCGTTCGGCCTCAACGACATCGTTTCAATCCAAATTAAGAATCCGAAACCCTAGAAGAGAGAGAGCGAAGGGGTTTTAGCGagcagaggagagagaaagaagagagagagagagttggggaGTTTGGGAGTGGGGTTTGTGTTTATTTCCTATATTTTTCAAGTGAGGGAGGGATTGGAACATCCAGATGGATATGATTTTTATAGCGCAAGCGGAGGGGTGCGAGGGGGTTGGGGTTTTGGGCTCGGATCGGCAGGTAATTACGGAGATTGCCACTTGGTTTGAATTTGAAGATGAGGGAAATACTGTCGCTTTCCTTGGTCTTGGTTCGATTGTTCGACGAAGGAAAACGGTTTTTTTCCCATCAAAACCGGCCCCAAACCGGTTCGCTGAGAGTTCTATTTATTTGACGCAACCCACAAAAGTGTCTTAATGTCGACCATCTGattattgtcaattgattttatagtataATTTTAACTTCCTTTAGTTCATTTTTCAAGACAAATACACATAAAGCAATAGTAGTAAGACAATTATTTTCGTAGGAATAAAAATGTAAGCAAATGCTAAATCTACATGACAGCGAAATGTAATTTAAAGTGTACAGAAAAGAATTAAATTGTTGGGCTAATTtaagaaaaccaaaaagaatATGAGAACGACTGAGGTGGCTGACTTTCTTTGAAATTTCTTATAAGGTTAGAATTGTTTTATATGAAAAcagaatttaatattttaaaaacaataaaaaaaaatcacttacaAGGACAATAAATAGACGTCATGGGCTTCTCCAAAACGAAGTTTATTGGTCCCGCCAATATGCCCAGGAAAAAAAGGCCCTTAAACAAGCCCAAATCAAATCGAGTAAACCATTATTGATCCACCATTCTTTAGGTAAATTATGGGCCTAATAAATACTTTTACACAATTTTTGGATCAACATCTCGCACATGACTTCCTTATAAatttgagagttttaacgaaacattcctggtactgttcacttttaacgaaaaaccacattttcaCCTTTTTCTAGTACTATttactacacctttatttgtcatttttcattaaaactaaagtttttttttcgacttttcgttagttttcc from Pyrus communis chromosome 9, drPyrComm1.1, whole genome shotgun sequence harbors:
- the LOC137744862 gene encoding importin subunit alpha-1b-like, which encodes MSLRPNARAEVRRNRYKVAVDAEEGRRRREDNMVEIRKNRREESLQKKRREGLQTQQLPSSLHSAGLDKKLEHLPSMVAGVWGDEGTMQLEATTQFRKLLSIERSPPIEEVIQAGVVPRFVEFLMREDFPQLQFEAAWALTNIASGTSDNTKVVIGQGAVPIFVKLLSSPSDDVREQAVWALGNVAGDSPSCRDLVLGNGALLPLLSQLNENAKLSMLRNATWTLSNFCRGKPQPPFDQVKPALPALARLIHSNDEEVLTDACWALSYLSDGTNDKIQAVIESGVCPRLVELLMHPSPSVLIPALRTVGNIVTGDDMQTQVIIQHQALPCLLNLLTNNYKKSIKKEACWTISNITAGNKEQIRAVVEANIIGPLVNLLQNAEFDIKKEAAWAISNATSGGSHEQIKFLVSQGCIKPLCDLLVCPDPRIVTVCLEGLENILKVGEAEKNLGTTGGVNLYAQAIEDADGLEKIESLQSHDNTEIYEKAVKMLETYWLEDDDETMPPGDAASTAFNFGGNDVPTVPSGGFNFG